From Dioscorea cayenensis subsp. rotundata cultivar TDr96_F1 chromosome 13, TDr96_F1_v2_PseudoChromosome.rev07_lg8_w22 25.fasta, whole genome shotgun sequence, the proteins below share one genomic window:
- the LOC120274637 gene encoding E3 ubiquitin ligase BIG BROTHER-related-like, translating to MGSHCLTVQVELVAHLSLAEILVAHLSLAEILLTVRRMVPPALVVLLSSTSRTFPPDYIKMEAAYLMLMSGRGISGDYASSAGSYEDDGEFDVHDHEEGSEYEEEYEEDEFVEDGHLVDPTGFDSNEAYARALQDAEEREIAAQLMAFAGLNDCEDAF from the exons ATGGGAAGCCATTGTTTGACGGTTCAAGTGGAATTGGTTGCTCATTTGTCACTAGCAGAGATACTGGTTGCTCATTTGTCACTGGCAGAGATACTTCTGACTGTAAGACGAATGGTGCCTCCAGCGCTGGTCGTCCTCCTGAGTTCAACAAGTCGAACATTTCCTCCGGATTACATCAAGATG GAGGCGGCGTACCTGATGTTGATGAGCGGCCGTGGAATAAGTGGTGACTATGCGAGTTCAGCGGGGAGCTATGAAGACGATGGGGAATTTGATGTTCATGATCATGAGGAGGGGAGTGAGTATGAAGAGGAGTATGAGGAGGATGAGTTCGTTGAAGATGGGCATCTTGTTGATCCGACGGGTTTCGATAGCAATGAAGCGTATGCTAGGGCACTGCAGGACGCGGAGGAGCGGGAGATCGCTGCTCAGTTGATGGCCTTTGCCGGCTTGAATGATTGTGAGGATGCGTTCTAA